A stretch of DNA from Spirochaetaceae bacterium:
GGTTTCATCAACCGGCACGTCAACAATGCCTTCAACCGCGACCCCCACTTCGTGCAGTTTCTGGACTACCCCGGCGTGGTCGAAATCGCGGAGGCGCTGCATGGTGCGGGCTGCCATTCGATCGGCATGACGTCCTGGATCACCGGGCCGGGCCGGCCCGACCAGACGCTGCACGCCGACTGGCAGCCGCTGGAATTGCCGGAGGACGTGATGGCCGATCCGCGGGTGCGCATTCCGGTCTACATCTCCACTGCCCACTTCTACCTCGACGACCTCACCGAGGAGCTCGGCCCCACCCGCTTCGTGCCCGGCAGCCACCGCGCCGGGCGTGCGCCGGACGGCGACACCTCGTGGCACGGCCGCGAGGAGCAGAGCATTCTGTGCAAGGCGGGCGACGTGGTGATATTCCGCAGCGAGGTGTGGCATCGCGGCACCGCCAACACCAGCGACCGCACCCGCTATCTGCTGCAGGTGCACTACGCCCAGCGCGGCATCGCGCAACGCTTCCCGCCCTACCTGAACCGGTTCCAGTTCGACGAACAGATCCTGGCCATGGCCACAGGCCGCCAGCGCCGCCTGATGGGCGACCATCCGTCC
This window harbors:
- a CDS encoding phytanoyl-CoA dioxygenase family protein, translating into MGCTEVAEALPLVAQPDLASQVQAVEQDGYVYLPAVLDAEQTAELRAHMDRLQPNPESFDRGHDPERDGFINRHVNNAFNRDPHFVQFLDYPGVVEIAEALHGAGCHSIGMTSWITGPGRPDQTLHADWQPLELPEDVMADPRVRIPVYISTAHFYLDDLTEELGPTRFVPGSHRAGRAPDGDTSWHGREEQSILCKAGDVVIFRSEVWHRGTANTSDRTRYLLQVHYAQRGIAQRFPPYLNRFQFDEQILAMATGRQRRLMGDHPSGSYD